The following proteins are co-located in the Methanobrevibacter sp. TMH8 genome:
- the nth gene encoding endonuclease III produces the protein MRELNNLYTLRVFEDRDPYRVLIRTILSQRTKDANTDKATSQLFAKYKDIHEIADAPIEDIEKLVKSAGFFRVKSSRIKEVSLLLLDHYGGVVPDNLKELLELPGVGQKTANCVLVFAFQKPAIPVDTHVHRIPNRWGIVHTKTPEKTEIELMKIVPKHLWIEMNDLIVQFGQTICRPLHPLCDQCPLTDLCDYYKENIL, from the coding sequence ATGAGAGAGTTAAATAATCTTTATACTCTTCGTGTTTTTGAAGATAGGGATCCTTATAGAGTACTTATTAGAACAATTTTATCTCAAAGAACAAAAGATGCTAATACTGATAAAGCTACTAGTCAGTTATTTGCTAAATATAAAGATATTCATGAAATAGCTGATGCTCCAATTGAAGATATTGAAAAACTTGTTAAAAGTGCAGGTTTTTTTAGAGTTAAATCTAGCAGGATTAAAGAAGTTTCTTTACTTTTACTTGATCATTATGGAGGAGTTGTACCTGATAATTTAAAAGAACTTCTTGAATTACCTGGTGTTGGTCAAAAAACAGCTAATTGTGTTCTTGTTTTTGCATTTCAAAAGCCAGCTATCCCTGTAGATACTCATGTTCATAGGATTCCAAATAGATGGGGAATTGTTCATACAAAAACTCCAGAAAAAACCGAAATAGAATTGATGAAAATAGTTCCAAAACATCTTTGGATTGAAATGAATGACTTAATTGTTCAGTTTGGCCAGACTATTTGCAGACCACTTCATCCACTTTGTGATCAATGCCCTCTTACTGATTTATGTGATTATTATAAGGAAAATATTCTATAA
- a CDS encoding TMEM175 family protein has product MDKNRLESFSDGVLAIIITIMVLQLGVPNSSEMTALYPVIPVFLGYVLSFIYVGIYWNNHHHLLKTLHQVSGSILWANLILLFWISLFPFTTAWMAENHFTTWPTILYGIVLLMAAIAYNILEKLIIKNEGEESELKQAVGKDRKGKISILLYLIGIFTAFFWPHLSQIFYVIVAIIWLVPDRRIERILD; this is encoded by the coding sequence ATGGATAAAAACCGATTAGAATCCTTTAGTGATGGAGTTTTAGCAATCATCATTACAATTATGGTGTTGCAATTAGGTGTTCCAAATAGTTCGGAAATGACAGCATTATATCCAGTTATACCGGTATTTCTTGGTTATGTACTTAGCTTTATATATGTGGGAATTTACTGGAATAATCATCATCATCTTTTAAAAACTCTTCATCAAGTTTCAGGAAGTATTCTGTGGGCAAATCTTATTTTACTCTTTTGGATATCTCTTTTTCCATTTACTACTGCTTGGATGGCTGAAAATCACTTTACAACATGGCCAACAATTTTATATGGAATAGTACTCTTAATGGCAGCAATAGCTTATAATATTTTAGAAAAACTTATTATTAAAAATGAAGGAGAAGAATCTGAACTTAAACAAGCAGTAGGGAAAGATAGAAAAGGAAAAATATCTATATTATTATATCTTATTGGTATTTTTACTGCATTTTTTTGGCCACATCTCTCTCAAATATTTTATGTTATAGTTGCAATTATTTGGTTAGTTCCAGATCGTAGAATTGAAAGAATTTTAGACTAA
- the aroA gene encoding 3-phosphoshikimate 1-carboxyvinyltransferase, with product MILKVNKVSDVGGIVKAPPSKSYTHRAVIIASLANGVSKLYDPLASEDTLASVNVCRTFGANIDTSNFNSLGNNPNIKSFWKINGVNGVQEIENSSQGPIDLKNSGTTLRIMTSVAGLSKNGSVFTGDDSLKTRPMDMLLEALKPLGVNAKSILGNGKPPIEIEPGFVGGKTSIDGSVSSQFISSLLIAGAISEKGIDLNVKGDFISKSYVAMTLDVMEKFGIEIETDLYTKHDDCDMIDKKCSSTFFSIKPQKYIGIDYTIEGDYSSASYLLGAIAILGGKITVKNLFNDSKQGDKLILTILEKMGMKIEIDSASVTLSSDGNLNGFEVDLHNAPDLLPTVSTLGALANGKTKIFGVRHARFKETDRIAKCAEELSKLGCEIKENEDGMEILSGINLENSSSNRVTSHNDHRLAMAFSLIGLKHDILIENGNVFNVSFPNFIETMAEIGIELGLFDECRV from the coding sequence ATGATTTTAAAGGTAAATAAAGTTTCAGATGTTGGAGGAATTGTCAAGGCACCTCCTTCTAAAAGTTATACTCATAGAGCTGTTATTATAGCTTCTCTTGCTAATGGTGTTTCTAAATTGTATGATCCTCTTGCTTCTGAAGATACTCTTGCCTCAGTTAATGTTTGTAGGACTTTTGGTGCTAATATTGACACATCTAATTTTAATTCTCTTGGGAATAATCCTAATATAAAAAGTTTTTGGAAAATAAATGGGGTAAATGGAGTACAAGAGATTGAAAACTCTTCTCAAGGTCCTATTGATTTGAAAAATTCTGGAACTACTCTTAGGATAATGACTTCAGTTGCAGGTTTATCTAAAAATGGATCTGTGTTCACTGGAGATGATTCTCTTAAAACACGTCCTATGGATATGTTACTGGAAGCTTTAAAACCTTTAGGAGTTAATGCAAAGTCTATTCTTGGCAATGGAAAACCTCCTATTGAAATAGAACCTGGCTTTGTTGGGGGAAAAACTTCAATTGATGGAAGTGTAAGTTCTCAATTTATCTCATCTCTTTTAATAGCTGGAGCTATCTCTGAAAAAGGTATTGATTTAAATGTTAAAGGAGATTTCATTTCAAAATCATATGTAGCTATGACTCTTGATGTTATGGAAAAATTTGGTATTGAAATAGAAACAGATTTATATACTAAGCATGATGATTGTGATATGATTGATAAAAAATGTTCTTCAACTTTTTTCTCAATTAAACCACAGAAATACATAGGTATTGATTATACAATTGAAGGGGATTATTCATCTGCCTCATATTTACTAGGGGCAATAGCTATTTTAGGTGGAAAAATAACTGTTAAAAATCTATTTAATGATTCTAAACAGGGAGATAAGTTAATTCTTACTATTCTAGAAAAAATGGGAATGAAAATAGAAATTGATTCAGCTTCTGTTACATTATCTTCTGATGGAAATTTAAATGGATTTGAGGTTGATTTACATAATGCTCCTGACCTTTTACCTACAGTTTCTACTTTAGGAGCTTTAGCTAATGGTAAAACAAAAATTTTTGGAGTCAGGCATGCTAGATTTAAGGAAACTGATCGAATAGCTAAATGTGCTGAAGAATTATCTAAATTAGGCTGTGAAATTAAGGAAAATGAGGATGGAATGGAAATCCTCAGTGGGATTAATCTAGAAAATTCATCTTCTAATAGAGTTACATCTCACAATGATCATAGATTAGCTATGGCTTTTAGCTTAATCGGTTTAAAACATGATATTCTTATTGAAAATGGAAATGTTTTCAATGTTTCTTTCCCTAACTTTATTGAAACCATGGCTGAAATTGGTATAGAATTAGGATTATTTGATGAATGCCGTGTTTAA
- the pheT gene encoding phenylalanine--tRNA ligase subunit beta, producing the protein MPVITFKYQDLKELGIDMEDDKLIDILPMLGSDIEDFDDETIKVEFFPNRPDQLSVEGVSRSLKGFISQETGLPEYEVEESGESVFVDKEIENIRPYIAFALIKDVDFTGDKLKQIMDFQENLHWVIGRDRKKVAIGIHNLDVINGDYKYIASSPDENSFVPLEHSNELNPQEILNEHEKGSKYAKLISEFDKYPLILDKDDNILSMPPIINGELTKLTEDTKNILVDVTGTDYRGVNQTLNIICSSFGEVGGKIESLNIVYEDKTITTPDLSPKVRTVRVDVCNELIGGVRLDANDVVKFMLKARMDAEVIDENEVMVKVPSYRIDILHEVDLVENVAIQYCINKIEAKLPDVSTIAYENNWFKSEKIIRELLVGLGFQEVMSLMLTSEESHYEKMKQKEDEHVQVAKPITIDRTMIRKSLINSLMEFLEDNKHEDLPQKIFEIGDTLYLDEEKETKVNSVKKLAGAICHSTANFTEIKSTVASVLANLGYNMEISSSENPTFIEGRVADVKGTSPNGKVKGFFGEVSPEVITNFELEYPVIAFEIEFE; encoded by the coding sequence ATGCCAGTAATTACATTTAAATATCAAGATTTGAAAGAACTTGGAATAGATATGGAAGATGATAAGCTCATTGATATTTTACCTATGCTTGGAAGCGATATAGAAGATTTTGATGATGAAACAATTAAAGTAGAATTTTTCCCTAATCGTCCAGATCAACTGTCTGTTGAAGGAGTTTCTCGTAGCTTAAAAGGATTTATTTCACAAGAAACTGGACTTCCAGAATATGAAGTTGAAGAATCTGGAGAAAGTGTCTTTGTAGATAAAGAAATCGAAAATATTCGCCCATATATAGCTTTCGCATTAATTAAAGATGTTGATTTTACTGGTGATAAATTAAAACAAATAATGGACTTTCAAGAAAACCTACACTGGGTTATTGGAAGAGATCGTAAAAAAGTAGCTATTGGTATTCATAACCTCGATGTTATTAATGGAGATTACAAATATATTGCAAGTTCTCCAGATGAAAATAGTTTTGTTCCTCTTGAACATTCAAATGAGCTGAATCCTCAAGAAATATTAAATGAACATGAAAAAGGATCCAAATATGCAAAACTTATTTCAGAATTTGATAAATATCCATTGATTCTTGATAAAGATGATAATATTCTATCTATGCCACCAATTATTAATGGTGAATTAACTAAACTTACAGAAGATACAAAAAATATTCTTGTTGATGTTACTGGAACCGATTATCGTGGAGTTAATCAAACATTAAATATCATTTGTAGTTCCTTTGGAGAAGTTGGGGGGAAAATAGAAAGTTTAAATATTGTTTATGAAGATAAAACTATTACAACCCCCGATTTGTCTCCAAAAGTAAGAACAGTTCGAGTTGATGTTTGTAATGAACTTATAGGTGGAGTCAGATTAGATGCTAATGATGTTGTTAAGTTTATGTTAAAAGCAAGAATGGATGCTGAAGTAATTGATGAAAATGAAGTTATGGTAAAAGTTCCATCTTATAGAATTGATATCCTTCATGAAGTAGATTTAGTTGAAAATGTAGCTATTCAATACTGCATAAATAAAATAGAAGCTAAACTTCCTGATGTTTCAACAATAGCTTATGAAAATAACTGGTTTAAAAGTGAAAAAATTATTAGAGAACTTTTAGTAGGACTTGGTTTCCAAGAAGTCATGAGTTTAATGTTAACCAGTGAAGAAAGTCACTATGAAAAAATGAAACAAAAAGAAGACGAACATGTCCAAGTAGCTAAACCTATTACAATAGATAGGACAATGATTAGAAAAAGTTTAATCAACAGTTTAATGGAATTTTTAGAAGATAATAAACATGAAGATCTTCCACAAAAGATATTTGAAATTGGAGACACTTTATACCTTGATGAAGAAAAAGAGACTAAGGTTAACAGTGTAAAAAAACTAGCTGGTGCTATTTGTCATTCAACAGCTAATTTTACTGAGATTAAATCCACAGTAGCTAGTGTATTAGCTAATTTAGGTTATAATATGGAGATTTCATCTTCAGAAAACCCTACTTTTATTGAAGGTAGAGTAGCTGATGTTAAGGGAACAAGCCCCAATGGAAAGGTAAAAGGATTCTTTGGTGAAGTTTCTCCAGAAGTTATTACTAATTTTGAATTAGAATATCCGGTAATAGCTTTTGAAATAGAATTTGAATAA
- a CDS encoding valine--tRNA ligase gives MKADNIPKDYEYKKEKDWQKKWSDNQIYKFIGDGTKPRYIIDTPPPYPTGSIHMGHVLNWVYIDIIARFKRLNGYDVLFPQGWDCHGLPTEVKVEETHNIKKNDVSRAEFRKMCVDLTKENISLMKNQMQALGYSQDWSREYITMTPEYMRKTQLSFLKMYEEGLIYQGIHPVNWCPRCETAIAFAEVEYNSNETFLNYVNFPLANETEDNSNNNSNDEDNGILIATTRPELMSACVAVVVSPEDPRYSDILGSEVEVPLSGQKVKVIADEEVDPEFGTGAVMVCTFGDKTDVSWVNKHNLDIIEAIDEKGIMTKAAGKYEGIPLKECKIATIEDLKSEGCIVKQEKVDQNVGQCWRCKTPIEILVKKQWFVAVSKLIDDVKSAVNSMNWVPEHMKSRLLNWADSMEWDWCISRQRIFATPIPVWFCDDCGKIHLPSPEELPIDPTQTNPSIEACECGCTSFRGEDDVLDTWMDSSISPLNIAGWPEPSFHDNFPANLRPQGHDIIRTWAFYTTIRTLALEGKKPFDEIVINGMVFGEDGYKMSKSRGNVIGPEEVIDEYGADALRTWAANSVPGSDVPFDWKDIKYGYKFIRKFWNAFRFISMHILADGIPTNKEDEKKIKENLMPLDKWILSKLNSLNKLVTESYETYNFATAINSIEKFVWHDFCDEYIEAVKYRLYNEDICEKSRMAAKYTLKTVVETSLKLLAPITPHFADEVYQYFENDNGNSMDNSINTSNWPEINNDLINENSEETGQLVIGVIGEIRRFKSSSKIPLNVPLAEVNIYTNDKLKSTFEEYIDDIKGTLKINELKLSEGKPDVHEKVVEITPAMDKIGPEFKGEAPKIIQYISSTDPDEIAKLFEKDGEIAIDDNIITEKHVNMKKEVLGKSGKKVDVVQGENLDIIFEIVR, from the coding sequence ATGAAAGCAGATAACATTCCTAAAGATTATGAATACAAAAAAGAAAAGGATTGGCAGAAAAAGTGGTCTGATAATCAAATTTACAAATTCATAGGTGATGGAACTAAACCAAGATATATAATAGATACTCCACCTCCTTATCCAACAGGTTCTATTCATATGGGGCATGTTTTAAATTGGGTTTATATTGATATAATAGCTAGATTTAAACGTCTTAATGGATATGATGTTTTATTCCCTCAAGGATGGGATTGTCATGGTCTTCCAACAGAAGTAAAAGTTGAAGAAACTCATAATATTAAGAAAAATGATGTTTCAAGAGCAGAATTTCGTAAAATGTGTGTAGATCTTACTAAAGAAAACATTTCTCTAATGAAAAATCAAATGCAGGCTCTTGGATATTCTCAAGATTGGTCAAGAGAATATATTACTATGACTCCTGAATATATGAGGAAAACACAGCTTTCTTTCCTTAAAATGTATGAGGAAGGTCTTATTTATCAAGGAATTCATCCTGTAAACTGGTGTCCTAGGTGTGAAACAGCTATAGCTTTTGCAGAAGTTGAGTATAATAGTAATGAAACTTTCCTGAATTATGTTAATTTCCCATTAGCTAATGAAACTGAAGATAATAGTAATAATAATAGTAATGATGAAGATAATGGAATTTTAATAGCTACAACTAGGCCTGAACTTATGTCTGCGTGTGTAGCTGTTGTAGTTAGTCCTGAAGATCCAAGATATAGTGATATTTTAGGTTCTGAAGTTGAAGTTCCTCTTTCTGGACAAAAAGTTAAAGTTATAGCTGATGAAGAAGTTGATCCTGAATTTGGTACTGGTGCAGTTATGGTTTGTACCTTTGGGGATAAAACTGATGTATCTTGGGTAAACAAGCATAATTTAGATATTATTGAAGCTATTGATGAGAAAGGAATAATGACTAAAGCTGCTGGTAAATATGAAGGAATCCCTCTCAAAGAATGTAAAATAGCTACTATCGAAGATTTAAAATCAGAAGGATGTATAGTTAAACAAGAAAAAGTTGATCAAAATGTTGGACAATGTTGGAGATGTAAAACACCTATTGAAATTCTTGTTAAGAAACAATGGTTTGTAGCTGTTAGTAAACTTATAGATGATGTTAAATCTGCAGTTAATTCTATGAATTGGGTTCCAGAACATATGAAAAGTAGACTTTTAAATTGGGCAGATTCTATGGAATGGGATTGGTGTATTTCAAGACAAAGAATATTTGCAACTCCGATTCCTGTTTGGTTCTGTGATGATTGTGGTAAAATTCATCTTCCATCTCCAGAAGAGTTACCAATTGATCCAACTCAAACTAATCCATCTATTGAAGCATGTGAATGTGGTTGTACTAGTTTTAGAGGAGAAGATGATGTATTAGATACTTGGATGGATAGTTCAATTTCACCACTTAATATAGCAGGATGGCCTGAACCATCTTTCCATGATAATTTCCCAGCTAATTTACGTCCACAGGGGCATGATATTATTCGTACATGGGCATTTTATACTACTATTAGAACCTTGGCTCTTGAAGGAAAAAAACCATTTGATGAGATAGTTATTAATGGTATGGTATTTGGTGAAGATGGTTATAAGATGAGTAAATCTAGGGGCAATGTTATTGGTCCTGAAGAAGTTATAGATGAATATGGTGCAGATGCTCTTAGAACTTGGGCAGCTAACAGTGTTCCGGGGTCTGATGTTCCATTTGATTGGAAAGATATTAAATATGGTTATAAATTCATTAGAAAATTCTGGAATGCATTTAGGTTTATTAGTATGCATATTTTAGCTGATGGAATACCTACAAATAAAGAAGATGAGAAGAAAATAAAAGAAAATCTCATGCCTCTAGATAAATGGATACTTTCAAAATTAAATAGTCTTAATAAACTTGTTACTGAAAGTTATGAGACTTATAACTTTGCAACAGCTATTAACTCCATTGAAAAATTTGTTTGGCATGATTTTTGTGATGAATATATCGAAGCTGTCAAATATAGGCTTTACAATGAGGATATTTGTGAAAAATCAAGAATGGCTGCTAAATATACCTTAAAAACAGTCGTTGAAACATCTTTGAAACTTCTTGCTCCTATAACTCCTCACTTTGCTGATGAAGTATATCAATACTTTGAAAATGATAATGGAAATTCTATGGATAATAGTATAAATACAAGTAATTGGCCTGAAATTAATAATGATTTAATTAATGAAAACTCTGAAGAAACCGGTCAATTAGTTATTGGAGTTATTGGTGAAATAAGACGATTTAAATCTTCTTCTAAAATTCCGTTAAATGTTCCTTTAGCAGAAGTTAATATTTATACAAATGATAAATTAAAATCTACTTTTGAAGAGTATATTGATGATATTAAAGGTACTTTGAAAATAAATGAGCTTAAATTAAGTGAAGGAAAACCAGATGTTCATGAAAAAGTAGTTGAAATTACTCCAGCAATGGATAAAATTGGGCCTGAATTTAAAGGAGAAGCTCCAAAAATTATACAATATATAAGTTCAACTGATCCTGATGAAATAGCTAAATTATTTGAGAAAGATGGTGAAATAGCTATTGATGATAATATTATCACTGAAAAACATGTTAATATGAAAAAAGAAGTTCTCGGAAAAAGTGGTAAAAAAGTTGATGTTGTTCAAGGGGAAAATTTAGATATTATATTTGAAATAGTTAGATAA
- a CDS encoding DHH family phosphoesterase, producing MKKSCPNCKGEGSSKIDQKICESCNGTGFQESFETKNHFKGVNNNAKAKFDLEMDQDIPCETCKGKGVIDVLEECDTCKGTGEINSCESCGKIIGEGKNYCDSCKVKLKEEKERKEKEKEKKEKMRKEEIIKNKGKITKVFELDPLCEMEDLEIGSIYKGKITRVEKYGVFVSLNNQVWGLMRTGNPDHSVGDEIFVRITEIKAHKREVDMGPASIIGNVQIEKVKKNIARTTIVSLDNKMGKVVRIEGEVIQVQQTSGPTIFTITDETGITWAAAFDEAGVRAYPHIETGDIIEVMGEVNQHSGKVQIESEIIEKLEGEKEDSIREMIDKALDEKAEPEEVPTLIKSPILDKLQPKMRKAAKTIRRAIMDGRTVLLRHHADADGISAGVAVEKAILPLLREISPSSDAEWHYFRRSPSKAPFYELEDVIKDLSFALEDLERHGQKLPLIVLLDNGSTEEDVLALMKAKIYDIEIVVIDHHFPGEVIDGKVEVDEFVDVHVNPYLVGGDSQITAGALAVEVANIINPEIKDLILHLPGVAALGDHADSDEAKEYVKLAGEKGYSREDLDKIAACVDFEAYFLRFMNGRGIMDTILGVDNLDKHQKLVDALYKEYNKRIAIQMKATLPNVKEEILPNGIHFNVLDVEKYAHKFTFPAPGKTCGFVHDKYVKELGEETPIITLSYGPDFGVIRATEVINKKFGFNLNEIIWKLQDKIPEAGIDGGGHEVAGSIKFVEGLSKEVLSSFAKEIATLSPK from the coding sequence ATGAAAAAATCATGTCCTAATTGTAAAGGTGAAGGATCCTCAAAAATTGATCAAAAAATTTGTGAATCCTGTAATGGAACTGGTTTTCAAGAAAGTTTTGAAACCAAAAATCATTTTAAAGGTGTTAATAACAATGCCAAAGCAAAATTTGACTTAGAAATGGATCAAGATATCCCTTGTGAAACTTGCAAAGGAAAAGGAGTAATTGATGTTCTGGAAGAATGTGATACTTGCAAAGGAACTGGGGAAATTAACAGCTGTGAATCTTGTGGTAAAATCATAGGAGAAGGTAAAAATTATTGTGATAGCTGTAAAGTCAAATTAAAAGAAGAAAAAGAAAGAAAAGAAAAAGAAAAAGAGAAAAAGGAAAAAATGAGAAAAGAAGAAATAATTAAAAATAAAGGAAAAATAACTAAAGTTTTTGAACTTGATCCACTCTGTGAAATGGAAGACCTTGAAATAGGTTCAATATATAAAGGTAAAATCACTAGAGTTGAAAAATATGGAGTCTTTGTTAGCTTAAATAATCAAGTTTGGGGATTAATGAGAACTGGAAATCCTGATCATTCTGTAGGTGATGAGATATTTGTAAGAATAACTGAGATTAAAGCTCATAAACGTGAAGTAGATATGGGTCCAGCTAGTATTATAGGAAATGTTCAGATAGAAAAAGTTAAAAAGAACATAGCTAGAACAACTATTGTTTCTTTAGATAATAAAATGGGTAAAGTTGTTAGAATAGAAGGAGAAGTTATACAAGTACAACAAACTTCAGGCCCTACCATATTCACTATTACAGATGAAACAGGTATTACTTGGGCTGCTGCATTTGATGAAGCCGGAGTAAGAGCTTATCCACATATTGAAACTGGAGATATAATAGAAGTGATGGGAGAAGTCAACCAACATAGTGGTAAAGTCCAAATTGAATCAGAAATAATTGAAAAATTAGAAGGAGAAAAAGAAGATTCAATTCGTGAAATGATTGACAAAGCATTAGATGAGAAAGCAGAACCAGAAGAAGTTCCAACACTTATCAAAAGCCCAATACTTGATAAACTCCAGCCAAAAATGAGAAAAGCTGCAAAAACCATAAGACGAGCTATTATGGATGGTAGAACAGTTTTACTAAGACATCATGCAGATGCCGATGGAATATCTGCAGGAGTAGCTGTGGAAAAAGCTATTCTCCCATTACTTAGAGAAATAAGTCCAAGTAGTGATGCAGAATGGCATTATTTCAGAAGATCACCAAGTAAAGCTCCTTTCTATGAACTTGAAGATGTTATAAAAGATCTTTCATTTGCATTAGAAGATTTAGAAAGACATGGGCAAAAATTACCTCTCATTGTACTTCTCGATAATGGATCAACAGAAGAAGATGTTCTTGCTCTTATGAAAGCAAAGATATATGATATTGAGATAGTTGTAATAGACCATCACTTCCCTGGAGAAGTAATAGATGGAAAAGTTGAAGTAGATGAATTTGTAGATGTTCATGTAAATCCTTATCTTGTAGGTGGAGATTCACAGATTACAGCTGGAGCATTAGCTGTAGAAGTAGCTAATATAATAAATCCTGAAATTAAAGATCTTATACTTCACCTTCCAGGAGTAGCTGCTCTTGGAGACCATGCAGACTCAGATGAGGCAAAGGAATATGTAAAACTTGCAGGTGAAAAAGGATATAGTAGAGAAGATTTAGATAAGATAGCTGCATGTGTTGACTTTGAAGCTTATTTCCTTAGATTTATGAATGGAAGAGGAATTATGGATACAATTTTAGGTGTTGATAATCTTGATAAACACCAAAAATTAGTAGATGCTTTATACAAAGAATATAATAAGAGAATTGCTATACAGATGAAAGCTACACTTCCAAATGTTAAAGAAGAAATTCTTCCAAATGGAATCCATTTTAATGTATTAGATGTTGAAAAGTATGCTCATAAGTTTACTTTCCCGGCCCCAGGAAAAACATGTGGATTTGTTCATGACAAATATGTAAAAGAACTTGGTGAGGAAACACCAATTATAACTCTTTCATATGGTCCTGATTTCGGTGTTATAAGAGCTACTGAGGTTATTAATAAGAAATTTGGATTTAATCTCAATGAAATCATATGGAAACTTCAAGATAAAATACCTGAAGCAGGAATCGATGGTGGAGGCCATGAAGTAGCAGGATCTATTAAATTTGTGGAAGGTTTATCAAAAGAAGTTTTAAGTAGTTTTGCAAAAGAAATAGCTACACTTTCACCAAAATAA